TCTGTTTTGCCATGACAAAATTATATTGGCCACAAGACCTTCCTTCAGACTATTGAGTAGTCTGCGTTTTTATTGAGCAGAATGTGGGAAACTTAAAACCGTGCGAACATATCCATGAATTCCTGCCTGCGCGACCGGGAAATGGTGATTGTAACATCATTGTCCATCACCACATATCCGCCTTCCCCACGGACGAACTTCTTGATCCTGTTGAGATTGATCAGAAAAGAATTATGCACCCTGAAAAAGTCCGGGCCGCTCAGGGCTTCATCAATGTCTTTGAGCACTTTGGAAACCACTATTTTCTTCCCGCCGGAAAGGACCACACTTGTGTAATTACTCTCCGCCTCGCAGTATATAATGTCCTGGGTGGTCACAAATATCATCCCGTCGCCCGTCGTGAGGGCAATGCGCTGTGGCGTCGGCTTCATTTGTCTTACACTTTGAAAAAGCAAATCCAGCTGCTCCCGGGAAGGTGTGCTTCCTTTTTCTTCGATCCTGCGAATGGTTTCTTTCAGATCGTCGGGATCGATCGGTTTGAGCAGGTAATTCAATGCACTGTATTTGAATGCTTTAATAGCAAATTTGTCATAAGCCGTAGTAAAAACCACATCAAAGAAAAGCTTGTCGAATTTTTCCAGCATGTCGAACCCATTCATTCTGGGCATTTCAATGTCCAGGAAAACGACATCGGGCCGGTGCTTTTTGATTTCCTCAATACCCTTTTCGGCCGAGTTGCACATGGCTGCGATCGAAACCGAAGGCGCATAAGTTTTCAGCAGCCATTCGAGCATTTCAACGCAGTTTTTTTCGTCGTCAATGATGATACATTTTATCATTTCAAGGCCTTGTAAAAAGTGATTTAACTATTCTCAACGAAATAAATCCCGATCTAAACCGGAATTTTAATAACAACACGTGTCCCCGCAGCTTTGTGATCGCCATCGACAAGGTCAATGATCTCCACGCTCGCACTCGTCTGCGCATACTGGTTCAAAACCGCAATGCGGTCCTCGGTCAATTTCATCCCCAGCGATTTCTTGCTTGTTGCGGATTTACTTCTGAAATCCCTGGCCTTTTCCCGCCCTATTCCGTTGTCCTCCACCACGCATTCCAGCATATTATCGTCCAGCATGTTCACATGCACCCACAGGCTCCCGCTCGTTTCCTTATGCAGCAAACCATGCCAGATCGCATTCTCGACGTACGGCTGAATGATAAGCGACGGCACCTCCACCGAGTCGGCATTAACTTCTTCACCCAGGTTAATATGGTACTCAAACTTTTCATCGAACCGTATCCTCTCCATTTCAATATACAATTTCAATGCTTCCAACTCATTGGATAACAGCACTTTTTTACTGTTTGAATTGTCAAGTATCAGCCTGATCAATTTGGAAAATCTGGTGAGGTACAATGATGCGGTCGCATTGTCGCTTTTAACAATGTACCGGTTAATCGAATTCAGGCAGTTAAAAATGAAATGCGGGTTCATTTGGGCCCGCAGTGCTTTCATTTCCATCTCCGCAACCTGTTCACGCAAAGCCGTTTGCCTCCGGATCGCCGTCACCCGTCTTTTGAATAGCCAGTAGCCCAGTACACCTGCCACTACCACACACAATGCAATGAACCACAACTGCTTCCAGAACGGACGCATAATTTCAAAAGAGAAAGGCCGCGGGGTTTCATGCCAGGTAACACCATCCAGGCTTGCGGCCACTGTGAAAGTATATTCACCCGGCGGCAGCGCCGAAAACCTCACCCTGTTATTACGCCCATTCAATGTCCAGCCATTGTCCAGTCCCACCAGCCGGTACCTGTAAATAAGCTTTTGCGGGTTTCTAAAATACGCCGTAACAAACTGAAATTCAAACGAATTTTGCTTCCAGCTCAATTGCAACGGCGCTTGTTTCAGCATAAAGAGGGAATCGTCCTGATTGATCCTCACCGCGGTAATGCTGACATTCAGCTTCTCTTCACGCGATTCAATTTTTTCCGGGTCAAAATAATTCAGTCCGTTAAAACCTCCGATGAATAAATATCCGCTCCTCGATTCCAGCAAACTGTTGGCATTCAGTCGTTTGTTCTGAATATTATCCCAAATGTCAAACCATTCCAACTTATTGCCCTTCACATTCAAATGATACAAGCCATCGTCCCCGCCAATCCAGATCCTGCCGCCTTTGTCCTGATGCAAAACGGTGATCCGCTGGTTACGTAACTCGGGAAAAATGAGTCTTCTTTTTAGTTTATTTTTACTTCTGACCACCTCATAAAGCCCAACCGAACCACACCAAACCGTTGAATCATTGCGTATCAGCACTGAACTGACCAGATAGCCGGGCGAAAATGCAGCGTCCTGGAAATGTGTTTTGAAATCCTTGTCCACATACATAAGCCCACGGTAGGAACCCATCCAGAAGTTACCGTTTTTGTCTTCTTTAACCGCCTGAATGTTGTTTTCAGCGCCCTTGAAATTCCTTTCACTAATCCGGTAGGTGCCCTTCTCCAACAAGTAGCAGGACATTTCGCCGACTACTAAAAAATGGCCGGAAATTAAAGGGTAAATCGTTGCGATCAGCTCGGTATCAAGCTTTGCTTTGAGGTTTTGGCCTTCCTCACCTGCCGGATACTGCACATCCATGAACGTTTCCCGCACGGGATCAAAAATGAATGGCCTGCCCGTTTCCGGTCCAACAATGAGGTTTTTGCCGTCAAAAATCAGCCCGCGAATCGCTCCGCCCGGAAACAATTGGCGAGTCACCGCCTTGGGATCAACCGATTTCATTTGCCCGCTTGCCAGGTTCATGCTCGAAAGGCCCGAAGCCGTACCGAGCCATACATTCCCCCGATCGTCCTCAGTAATGGCCCGGACAATGTTGCTCCAACCCTTCTCCACGTGCGAAAATCCTCTTAACCAGCCGATATTATGTTCCAATGGCCTGAAAAACATAATTCCTTCCTGGCAGAGAATCCACTGGGTACCTTCTTTGTCGTAAAAATCGGCGTAGTTCTCGTCGTTGGGCAGTTGTTTTCCCGAATCATTGATGAGTGCCTTTTTGAGAACACCCGTCTCACGATCAAACAGATAACATCCTTTGGTAGTATTGACCAGGTAGGTATTGGACTTGAACGGAATTACACTGATCAGGCTTGCGGCTGGAAATACCGAGGCGCGGTGCTGATCTTTTCCGTGTACATTGCTGACCGTACCCGTCGCAAAATTGATTTCGTGAGTCTGTAAACGACTGTCCGTAACCCAGGCAATGTCGTCCGTAATGGGTACTACGGATTTGACATTCTTAAATGGTGCACTTCTGACTTTTCGGGTTCTTGTATTGTAACAAAAAATGGTATGAACATCGCCCAGATACAGCTGATGGCTTCTTTGGCTGAATATACGGCGGTAGAAATAGTGCTTTTCGAGGCCTGGCAAGGGGTGGAAAATGAATGCATTCTTTGCCGGATCGTAGCAATACAGCCCCTTTCCTGCGTTCGCCCACACCCGGTTATCGGGCGTCACATGCAGCTTGTACAGTTTGTTGAGCCGCTCAATTTTGGGACCGATTGTCTTTATTTTCTCAAAGCCCTTCAAATCATTTACGTACCGCCTGATCTCCGAATCTGTCACAGTCCAAATCGTACCTGAAGTATCGGCCGTTACATCGGTGAGGTCCTCTCCTTCTGTTTCAATGCGTTTGACATTCTGACCGTCAAAACGCTGCAAATGCCGCGAAGACATCATCCATAGAAACCCCTGTTTGTCGCGGACCAATGTCGAAATGTCCGTAGTCTGTATCCCATTGCTTTCATCGAGCAGCTGTACATTGAAATCCGGCAACTGCGCCAGGCAACTTTGCTTTGCCGTCATCAGCAAAACAACGACACCGATTTTAAGCTGCCTCAAAAAAACCACAGGGATACATTTACTATGAAAATGAGTTACCAGCGCAAATTGTACAATTAAATGACCCATTGATAAAACCGTTAAGTAAGTTGTCTGTTTTTCTTAGTAATCGGTAATGAATGGCGGGTAGATTGTTACGGACTTTGCACATTTTTTATCCGAAGTTTGTTACTTGTAATGATTATTACAAAATTTACGCCTTATGGCACGACCTAAAAAATTCGACGAAGCCGCTACCCTCCAAAAGGCATTACGGGTATTTTGGAAAAAAGGATATTCCGGTACTTCGATGTCCGACCTTGTGAAGGCGATGGAAATCAATGCGCCCAGCCTGTATGATACCTATGGCGATAAGCAGCAACTGTTTTTAGCCGCACTCCAGAGCTACCTGCGTTCACAGCACGACTGGATGAAAGATGTGAGCACCAAGGAGGTTCCCGTCAAAGATACCATCAAACTGTTGCTGGATACATTGGTAGAAGACACATTGAATGATCCCGAAAAAAAGGGCTGTTTCATGGTAAATACCGTCACCGAGCTCGCCAATGTCGATGAAAAGATCCTTGCCGTGGCTTCGGATAATGAAAAACAGGTTCAGGAAATATTGCAGACTCTCATCAGGAAAGGACAAGCCAACGGAGAGATTTCAAGGGATAAAAACCCCGAAATACTGGCCGCCTACGTGTTTACCAACCTCATGGGCGTACGTGTTGTAGCCGCTACCAACTCCAACAAAAACCTGCTCCACGCGGCGATGGAGGTAGTCGTTTCCAGCCTCTGAAAATATACATTTCATTTTATAGTGATCATTACAAATTATTGTTTTAGTTTTGTATTGATCATTACAAAACAACGAAAATTGACAGATCATGAAACGTCTTGAAAATAAAGTAGCAGTTATTACAGGTGGCAATAGTGGAATTGGTTTTGCCACAGCAAGTGAATTTATCAATGAAGGAGCGAACGTCATTATCACAGGCCGCAACCCCCAGTCCATTGGTGCGGCGACGGCAGCGCTGGGTGAAAAAGCTTACGGAATTGTGTCAGATACAAGCAAATTTGCCGACATTCAACATTTACAGGAAGAAGTAAAAGCGCATGCTGAAAAGATTGACATACTTTTTATCAACGCAGGTATTGCCAAATTTTCATCAGTCGATCAGGTAAGCGAAGAGTTTTACGAAGAGAGTTTCGATATCAATTTCAAAGGCGCCTACTTTACCATTCAGGCCCTGCTTCCACTGATCAACGACGGCGGCTCCATTATTCTGAACACATCCATCAATGCGCACGTAGGTATGCCCGGCGCAAGTATTTACGCAGCTTCGAAAGCCGCATTGCTTTCACTGGCCAAAAACCTTTCAGCTGAACTGCTTTCCAGAAAGATCCGTGTCAATGCGATCAGCCCCGGTCCGGTCGTTACCCCGCTTCACAGTACCGCCAAATTTGGCATTACCGACGAACAGCTGAAACAAATGGGTGAAGGCATTCTCAGTCAGATCCCCGTCGGTCGGTTTGGTACCCCCGAAGAGATCGCCAAAGCCGCTGCTTTCTTTGCATCCGACGATTCCAGCTTTATTTTGGGCACAGAATTGATCGTCGACGGTGGTATGGCCACATTATAAGCCCATTCATTATCAAGCAATAAACATTATTCCAAAATTAAAAGGTATGTAAATGTCTCAAATGTGAGACATTTACATACCTTTGTTTTATAACTGTGTTGTATGAAAGATACCGAGCAAAGCATTATCGAGGCGGCCATTTTGATTTTCAATGAGGACTTATCGGCCCCATTGGAGAAGGTTGCGGAAAAAGCGGAGACAACCCGCCGTACTTTGCACAGGTATTTCAAAGACCGGAAAGAGCTGATGCAGCGGTGCGAAAAAGAGATCCGGAGGTCGTGCGCAATTGCAATGACACAAGCCTATAACAGTTCAGAAGACCCTGTTATTCAGCTTGAAAACATGTTTTATGCCGGCATTCAATGCGGTACCAAACATACTTTCTTGCATAAGCTGCACCAGTTGCATGACCACGCTCACGAAACAAGTAATAAGGATTGTGTCAAGTTTGAGCAGACTTTTCAGCTCTGGAATTCGCATTTAAAGTTATTACAGACCACCGGGCTGATCAGCGCACATTTGTCCTCCGAATGGATTCAAAATCTGTATAACGGTATCGTTACAGCCTGCATTGCGTCTCAGAACCAGACACAAATGAATCAGCAGGATGTTAAAAAATTTGCCTGGTTTTCGTTCAGTCGCGGCATAGGGATCTGAAAAAAATTTATCTACCCATGTCTCACATTTGAGACAAACAAACACTTCAAATAATGACCGAATACAAGAACTTCGACGTAGTGATCATTGGCGGCAGCTATGCAGGTCTTTCTGCGGCGATGACGCTGGGTCGCGCAATGCAGAATGTTTTGATCATCGACAGCGGCAAACCTTGTAACAGACAAACCCCGCACGCACATAACCTGATCACGCATGACGGAAGAAGCCCGGGGGAAATTTCCGCCGAAGCCAGAAAGCAGGTAATGGCCTACCCGACCGTGATCTGGCTCGACGATCTGGCGACTTCGGTTACCGGCACAGACAATCATTTTATTGTCACCACAGCCCAGGAGAGGCAATTCGCTGCGAAAAAATTGCTATTCGCAACAGGTGTAAAAGACCTTATGCCGCCGATTCCGGGCCTGGCCGAATCCTGGGGAATTAGTGTGGTACATTGTCCTTACTGCCACGGCTACGAATATCGCGGTCAGGAAACCGGTATATTGATCAACGGAGATATGGCACTTGATTTTGGAAAATTCATCAGAAACTGGACCAATCATCTGACCATTTTCACCAATGGCCCGGCCACATTTGATTCGGCCGTACGTGGAAAAATCCTTTCGCTGGACATCAGCATCAATGAAAAAAAGCTGCGGGAAATCCAACACGACAATGGATATCTCAAAGCCATTGTTTTTGAAGATCAATCGCAGCAGGAACTAACAGCATTGTATGCCCGGCCGCCATTTGAACAACATTGCCCTATTCCACAAAACCTGGGTTGCAACATTAGTGAGCAAGGTTACATTCAGGTGGACGAAGCACAAAAAACCAATGTCGCGGGAATTTACGCGGCGGGCGATAACACGTCGATGTTCCGCGGATTATCGATGGCAATGGCTGCCGGAACCATGGCCGGTGCGCGGATGAATCATGAATTAATCAACGAAAGACATTCATAACCTGAAAGTAAACCGGTAAGTTTGTCGTTTGTTGCGATTAATTTAAAATTCTGATATGTCATTCTACACTACTTCGGCCACGATCATCATTACCTGTCACAAACGACTTGCTCCATACCTGGAACAGGAAGTAAAAGACCTGGGATTCGTTGTGGATGAAGTATTTATAACCGGGTTAAGGCTACGCGGAACGATCAATGATTGTATCAGGCTGAACCTGAACCTGTATTGCGCCAGCCAGGTTTTGTATAGCATCGGCAATTTCACAGCGCATCATCCCGACGATGTATACCGGTACCTGAGCACAATGCCCTGGGAGGATATTATTCCCGACGAGAGTTATTTTTCGGTTACTAGCAATGTTCAGAACCCTACGATCAACAATAGTATGTTTGCCAATTTGCGGGTAAAAGATGCAATTGTGGACCGTTTCAGGGATAAAAAAGGCACGAGGCCGTCCACGGGCCCTGAGCTGACAGGTTCAGTGATCCATTTGTTTTGGAAAAATGAAAATGCTGAGATATTCATCGATACCTCCGGCGATTCGCTGGCGCGACACGGCTACCGCAAAATTCCGGGAAGGGCGCCAATGCTGGAAGCGCTGGCTTCCGCTACGATCCTGGCGAGCCGCTGGGACCGGAAATCAGCGTTCATTAATCCCATGTGTGGGTCGGGTACGCTGGCCATCGAAGCCGCACTGATCGCTACTAACAGTCGCCCCGGCCTTTTCCGCGACAATTATGCATTCATGCATTTGATCGGTTACGACAAGGAAGTCTATTACGCCGAGCAGGACAAACTCGAAGCGCAAATTATTGAAGTACCGGGTTTGCGCATCATTGCGACGGATTATAGTAATGTCGCTATCGCCAATGCACGCAAAAACGCGATTGCCGCAGGCGTGGCTGATATGATTGAATTCCAGCTTTGTGATTTTGCGGATACGGAAGTTCCTCAGGAAAATAAGGGCGTATTTTTCATTAATCCTGAGTATGGCGACCGGCTTGGCGAAATCGTCGAACTGGAAGAAACCTATGCCCGGATCGGTGATTTTATGAAACAAAAGTGTAGAGGATATTACGGGTATGTCTTTACGGGAAACCTCGATCTTGCCAAAAAGATCGGCCTGAAAGCAAAGCGCAGGATTGAGTTCTACACCAGCAAAATCGATTGTCGTTTGCTGGAATACGAACTTTATGAAGGTACGCGAAGGGAGACCGCCGTTACTCCGGCCTGAGTTTGGCACAGTATTTAGACAATTCAGGGCATAACCAATTACAGTTTGTCATGAAACAGTCACAAAACTCGGGAACCATGCAACAAAGCCAAAATTCCCGACCAAGACCTGAAAACAAGGACAATTTGGACAGCAGGCATAAAGAAGAAGAAATGGTGAAGGGTAACCACATTACCCACAACGAAAAAGAGCACCAGAACCTGAGAAAACAGCAAAATCAACAGCAGTAGTAGTGGCTGTTTTTCTAAAATTTTGTCACAAGGAGCGAAGTAGAAGAGCATGGGCACATACCCTTCTACTTCGCTCCTTTATTTTAACGATCTCGACCTGCCGCTTTTACAAAGTCAAACCCCGCAAATTCTATCCTTTTTCTTTCAATTTTTCGTACTATTCCTCGTTCAATAGCAGAATGTGAAATGAAAACTACCCAACGGACGCCCCCTTCATGAAAAAATACATTGTAGCCGCAATCATCCTGCTCAATCTCACTTCCTGCGAATGGATTGGCAATACCCCGAGCTTTGGTGATGACTTCATTACTTACACCATCAAAGCCGGAAACCACGACGTTGACAACAACTTCAACGCGCCATTTACCGCCAGCTCAGTCAAGTTTCAGGCGGTGTTTGACAGTAGCTGCGTTTACAAATCGGCCATTCCGGAGAATCAGAACGATATTAACAAACTGTACGGATTTTCAGATTGCAGCTCTCAGCACCAGAGCAACAGTGCCCGCTTTGGCTGGAACTGGCGCGAAGGCGCCCTGCACATTTACGCATATACGTACGTAAACGGGCAGCGTCAGGAAAAAGAACTGGGTACCGCGGAACTCAATGAAACGACCACTTTCAAAATCGAGGTCCGGGACCATACGTACGCTTTCACCTACCACGGGATCGAAACCATCATGCCGCGCCACTGCTCCGGCGGCGTAGGAATTGCCTATAAGCTGCTACCCTACTTCGGCGGTGACGAAGTGGCCCCTCAGGAAATCAGGATCAAGATCAGGAATATATAACATTGGTATACAGCGTAAAAGACTCCGGCCAGACCATTAAAACACCGGAATCTAGCTGCTCCGACAATTGCTCCGTTCCATTCCATTTCGCATCGGATGAAGCTATCAGCTTATGCCAAAGGAAATGTTTGACCGGCAGGGATACCTCCTGAACCGATTTCGAAAAATTAAGGACTACCACCACTTGCTGGTCGCCTGAAACCCGCTGAATGATGATCAGTTCTTTTTCCCTCGAATAATCCACTGTCAAGCCATTTCTGTCCGTATTGTGTAGCGCAGGCTGTTGTTTTCTCAGCCGGATCAACGTTTTATAGTATTGAAACATAACCTGATGCAGCCCGCTTTCGTGTAGTGACCACTGCAATTTGGACTGATCAAATGTCTCCTCAGACATCGGATCGGGCGCATCGCCTTCCAAATGAAATGCTGCAAACTCCCGCTTTCGGCCATTGCGGACTGCTTCGGCCAGTTCGGGATCGGTATGGCTCACAAAGTATTGAAATGGATTAGTTTCGCTCCATTCCTCACCCATAAAAAGCAAAGGGAGATATGGACTGACCAGTACTGCGCCGGCCATCAATTTCTGCATTTCGAAACTCACCAACAGGCTGGTGCGCTCACCCAGCATGCGGTTACCGATATGGTCGTGGTTTTGAGAAAAAACCACAAACTGCTCGCCAGGACGACCGTCAGCCTTAACGCCAAACTTCCTTTTCCGGTGCTCTGAGTAAATGCCGTCATATACGTAAGCATCTTGGTAGGATTTGGCAAGCGAAACAATGGGCTCAAAATCAGAGTAGTAGCCACTTTGCTGCTGACCCGACGATACTCTCAATGCATGGTGGAACTCGTCGATCCATTGTGCATCCATCCCGTAACCCCCCTGATCAGCAGGATTAATAAACCGGGTATCATTCAGGTCCATTTCCACGATCAGGTAATGCGCGTTCCCGGTCTGCGCGGTGAGTTCTTCTACCCGCCCGCTGATCTCGCGCAGCAAATGTACCGGGCCAAAATCTTTGATCGCGTGAACCGCATCCATCCGCAAGCCATCGATATGAAAATCACGAAACAACATCATCGCGTTTTCAATGAAGTAGTGCCTTACCCCATCACTCCAAGCGTCGTCGAAGTTCAATGCGTCGCCCCAGGGCGTGTGATATTTATCCGTAAAATAAGGACCGTACTGTCCCAAAATATTCCCCTCTGGCCCCAAATGATTATAAACCACATCCAATATTACTGCTAATCCCTTGCCGTGACAGGCATTCACCAAATGCTGCAAGCCAGCCGGGCCGCCATAAGAATCCTGAACCGCATATGGAAACACACCATCGTATCCCCAGTTACGCGGCCCTGCAAACTGTGAAACCGGCATGATCTCAATGGCGGTAACGCCCAGTTCCACCAGGTAATCCAGGCGCGTTTCCGCGGCGGCAAATGTTCCCTCCGCGGTGAATGTGCCGATATGGAGCTCGTAAATGATGTATTCTTTCAATTCCGGATTTCGCCAGCCCTTGTCCGTCCATTTAAACCCTTTCAGGTCAAATGCCTCAGACGGACCATGAACACCCTGTGACTGGTACAATGAAGCAGGATCAGGAAGGGCAACATCATCATTGAGCACAAACTGGTATAGGTCTCCCGGCTTCAACCGATCCGTCGTGAGCGTCCAGTATCCGTAGAATTCCTTTTCCAATGGTATTCCTTCTTCATTTTCCAATTTCAAAAGGTACACCTGCTCAGTCTGAGGAGCCCAAACGACAATGGTAGCCTCACCAAATTCATTAAATCGGACGCCCGGCGGCCGGCGATCCGGGGTACGGCCCTCCGGCGGCCGGCGATTAGGTGGTAATGATTGCAAATTGTTAGAATTCATATTTTTTGCTCTGCCAATGCATGTTTAAAAACCATTATAGACCGACTGTCGACAGTTACCGAATCACCGGGTTTCAAAATCTGACCATCATCGCTCACGCAACATTCTGCCGTATCGATCACTTTCCGCCATTCAGTACCGTATTTCTCGGGTGGCAATGTGTATTTCACCGGTTCGTAATGTGCATTGAATATCATATAAAAACTGTCGTCATACAATGCCTCTCCTTTCGGGTCCATATGCCGGATACCCTTTCCGTTCAAAAACACACCCAACGACTTGGCGTAATCATGGTTCCAGTTGTCGTCGGGCATTTCGGTTCCTTCCGGCAAAAACCAGGCAATGTCCTCCAACCCGACGCCCTTAATAGGAACACCACGGAACCAATGCTTTCGTCTGAAAGAGTGATGTTCTTTGACAAAGGCGATCAGTTTTTGAGTAAAACCAAGCAATTCCTCATCCGCCTGGTCCCAGTTCAGCCATGATATTTCATTGTCCTGACAGTACGCATTATTGTTCCCGTTTTGAGTCCTGCCCCATTCGTCACCCGCTACCAGCATGGGCACAC
The genomic region above belongs to Dyadobacter pollutisoli and contains:
- a CDS encoding SDR family oxidoreductase — its product is MKRLENKVAVITGGNSGIGFATASEFINEGANVIITGRNPQSIGAATAALGEKAYGIVSDTSKFADIQHLQEEVKAHAEKIDILFINAGIAKFSSVDQVSEEFYEESFDINFKGAYFTIQALLPLINDGGSIILNTSINAHVGMPGASIYAASKAALLSLAKNLSAELLSRKIRVNAISPGPVVTPLHSTAKFGITDEQLKQMGEGILSQIPVGRFGTPEEIAKAAAFFASDDSSFILGTELIVDGGMATL
- a CDS encoding sensor histidine kinase, with the translated sequence MGHLIVQFALVTHFHSKCIPVVFLRQLKIGVVVLLMTAKQSCLAQLPDFNVQLLDESNGIQTTDISTLVRDKQGFLWMMSSRHLQRFDGQNVKRIETEGEDLTDVTADTSGTIWTVTDSEIRRYVNDLKGFEKIKTIGPKIERLNKLYKLHVTPDNRVWANAGKGLYCYDPAKNAFIFHPLPGLEKHYFYRRIFSQRSHQLYLGDVHTIFCYNTRTRKVRSAPFKNVKSVVPITDDIAWVTDSRLQTHEINFATGTVSNVHGKDQHRASVFPAASLISVIPFKSNTYLVNTTKGCYLFDRETGVLKKALINDSGKQLPNDENYADFYDKEGTQWILCQEGIMFFRPLEHNIGWLRGFSHVEKGWSNIVRAITEDDRGNVWLGTASGLSSMNLASGQMKSVDPKAVTRQLFPGGAIRGLIFDGKNLIVGPETGRPFIFDPVRETFMDVQYPAGEEGQNLKAKLDTELIATIYPLISGHFLVVGEMSCYLLEKGTYRISERNFKGAENNIQAVKEDKNGNFWMGSYRGLMYVDKDFKTHFQDAAFSPGYLVSSVLIRNDSTVWCGSVGLYEVVRSKNKLKRRLIFPELRNQRITVLHQDKGGRIWIGGDDGLYHLNVKGNKLEWFDIWDNIQNKRLNANSLLESRSGYLFIGGFNGLNYFDPEKIESREEKLNVSITAVRINQDDSLFMLKQAPLQLSWKQNSFEFQFVTAYFRNPQKLIYRYRLVGLDNGWTLNGRNNRVRFSALPPGEYTFTVAASLDGVTWHETPRPFSFEIMRPFWKQLWFIALCVVVAGVLGYWLFKRRVTAIRRQTALREQVAEMEMKALRAQMNPHFIFNCLNSINRYIVKSDNATASLYLTRFSKLIRLILDNSNSKKVLLSNELEALKLYIEMERIRFDEKFEYHINLGEEVNADSVEVPSLIIQPYVENAIWHGLLHKETSGSLWVHVNMLDDNMLECVVEDNGIGREKARDFRSKSATSKKSLGMKLTEDRIAVLNQYAQTSASVEIIDLVDGDHKAAGTRVVIKIPV
- the treZ gene encoding malto-oligosyltrehalose trehalohydrolase; protein product: MNSNNLQSLPPNRRPPEGRTPDRRPPGVRFNEFGEATIVVWAPQTEQVYLLKLENEEGIPLEKEFYGYWTLTTDRLKPGDLYQFVLNDDVALPDPASLYQSQGVHGPSEAFDLKGFKWTDKGWRNPELKEYIIYELHIGTFTAEGTFAAAETRLDYLVELGVTAIEIMPVSQFAGPRNWGYDGVFPYAVQDSYGGPAGLQHLVNACHGKGLAVILDVVYNHLGPEGNILGQYGPYFTDKYHTPWGDALNFDDAWSDGVRHYFIENAMMLFRDFHIDGLRMDAVHAIKDFGPVHLLREISGRVEELTAQTGNAHYLIVEMDLNDTRFINPADQGGYGMDAQWIDEFHHALRVSSGQQQSGYYSDFEPIVSLAKSYQDAYVYDGIYSEHRKRKFGVKADGRPGEQFVVFSQNHDHIGNRMLGERTSLLVSFEMQKLMAGAVLVSPYLPLLFMGEEWSETNPFQYFVSHTDPELAEAVRNGRKREFAAFHLEGDAPDPMSEETFDQSKLQWSLHESGLHQVMFQYYKTLIRLRKQQPALHNTDRNGLTVDYSREKELIIIQRVSGDQQVVVVLNFSKSVQEVSLPVKHFLWHKLIASSDAKWNGTEQLSEQLDSGVLMVWPESFTLYTNVIYS
- a CDS encoding LytR/AlgR family response regulator transcription factor — translated: MIKCIIIDDEKNCVEMLEWLLKTYAPSVSIAAMCNSAEKGIEEIKKHRPDVVFLDIEMPRMNGFDMLEKFDKLFFDVVFTTAYDKFAIKAFKYSALNYLLKPIDPDDLKETIRRIEEKGSTPSREQLDLLFQSVRQMKPTPQRIALTTGDGMIFVTTQDIIYCEAESNYTSVVLSGGKKIVVSKVLKDIDEALSGPDFFRVHNSFLINLNRIKKFVRGEGGYVVMDNDVTITISRSRRQEFMDMFARF
- a CDS encoding TetR/AcrR family transcriptional regulator is translated as MKDTEQSIIEAAILIFNEDLSAPLEKVAEKAETTRRTLHRYFKDRKELMQRCEKEIRRSCAIAMTQAYNSSEDPVIQLENMFYAGIQCGTKHTFLHKLHQLHDHAHETSNKDCVKFEQTFQLWNSHLKLLQTTGLISAHLSSEWIQNLYNGIVTACIASQNQTQMNQQDVKKFAWFSFSRGIGI
- a CDS encoding TetR/AcrR family transcriptional regulator, with protein sequence MARPKKFDEAATLQKALRVFWKKGYSGTSMSDLVKAMEINAPSLYDTYGDKQQLFLAALQSYLRSQHDWMKDVSTKEVPVKDTIKLLLDTLVEDTLNDPEKKGCFMVNTVTELANVDEKILAVASDNEKQVQEILQTLIRKGQANGEISRDKNPEILAAYVFTNLMGVRVVAATNSNKNLLHAAMEVVVSSL
- a CDS encoding THUMP domain-containing class I SAM-dependent RNA methyltransferase codes for the protein MSFYTTSATIIITCHKRLAPYLEQEVKDLGFVVDEVFITGLRLRGTINDCIRLNLNLYCASQVLYSIGNFTAHHPDDVYRYLSTMPWEDIIPDESYFSVTSNVQNPTINNSMFANLRVKDAIVDRFRDKKGTRPSTGPELTGSVIHLFWKNENAEIFIDTSGDSLARHGYRKIPGRAPMLEALASATILASRWDRKSAFINPMCGSGTLAIEAALIATNSRPGLFRDNYAFMHLIGYDKEVYYAEQDKLEAQIIEVPGLRIIATDYSNVAIANARKNAIAAGVADMIEFQLCDFADTEVPQENKGVFFINPEYGDRLGEIVELEETYARIGDFMKQKCRGYYGYVFTGNLDLAKKIGLKAKRRIEFYTSKIDCRLLEYELYEGTRRETAVTPA
- a CDS encoding NAD(P)/FAD-dependent oxidoreductase, translated to MTEYKNFDVVIIGGSYAGLSAAMTLGRAMQNVLIIDSGKPCNRQTPHAHNLITHDGRSPGEISAEARKQVMAYPTVIWLDDLATSVTGTDNHFIVTTAQERQFAAKKLLFATGVKDLMPPIPGLAESWGISVVHCPYCHGYEYRGQETGILINGDMALDFGKFIRNWTNHLTIFTNGPATFDSAVRGKILSLDISINEKKLREIQHDNGYLKAIVFEDQSQQELTALYARPPFEQHCPIPQNLGCNISEQGYIQVDEAQKTNVAGIYAAGDNTSMFRGLSMAMAAGTMAGARMNHELINERHS